The Streptomyces armeniacus genomic interval CGTCACCTCCGGCTGGACGTACGACGAGGCAGGCCGCCCTGCGCGCCTCGCAGGTGACCACGGCGCCCTGGACTTCACATACGACGCCGCGGGCCGCGAAACCTCCCGCCACCTCAGCGACAACCTGACCCTGACCCAGACCTGGGACGCGGCCGGCCAGCTCAGCGCCCAGTCCCTCACCCACCACCCCGAAGGCGCCCGAACGCTCCTCCAGCACCGCGCCTACGCCTACCGGCCGGACGGGCACCTCACGGAGATCCGCGAACTCGCCACCGGCACCCGCCGCTTCGACCTCGACCCACAAGGCCGAATAAGCCGGGTCAGCGGCCACGCATGGCAGGAGTCGTACGCCTACGACACCCTGGGCAACCTCACGAGCACGGCCCGTCCGGGCGCTGCCGATGCCACGCACGAATTTGCGGGCACGCTCCTGCACCGCGCAGGCCGTACGACATACGAACACGACGAGGCGGGCCGCCTCACCGGCAAGACCCGAAAACTCCTCAACGGACAGACCCTCACCTGGACCTACGCGTACAACGCCCGCGACCAGCTCACCGACGCCACCACCCCAGACGGCGAACACTGGCACTACACCTACGACCCGCTCGGCCGCCGCACCAGCAAGCAGCACCTCTCCGAGACCACCACGGACACCTGCCGTACGACCTTCACCTGGGACGGCACACGCCTCGCCGAACAGACCACCCACGACGGACACGCCAGCACCTGGGACTACACCCCCGGCACGCACACCCCGCTCACGCAGACGGACCACCGCATCGCCGTGAGCGAGGCCGGGGCATCACCCCTCGCCCAATTCGCCCTGGCAGCGACGCCGGACGACGCCCCGACGTTCTACGCGGTCATCACCGACCACATCGGCACTCCCACCGAACTGGTCACCCCCGGCGGCCACATCGCCTGGCAACACCGCACCACCCTCTGGGGCACGCCGCTACCACATCAAGCCAAACTCTCCCCATCCGACGCCCACTGCCCGCTCCGCTTCCCCGGCCAGTACGCCGACCCCGAAACCGGCCTGCACTACAACTACTTCCGCTACTACGACCCCGAAACGGCCCGCTACCTCACCCCAGACCCCCTCGGCCTCACCCGGGCCTTCACGCCGTGCGAGGCCAGCAGTTCGGCGACGAAGCCGATCCGCCGCACGTTGGTGTCCCGGTCCTCGGCGGAGAAGCCCAGCCCGGCGGAGAGGAACGTGCGGATCTCGTCCCCGTCCAGTACCTCCACCCGGTGCCCCTGCCCCGCCAGCCGCCCGGCCAGCGCCCGCGCGATCGTCGTCTTGCCCGCACTGGGCAGACCCGTCAACCACACCGTCGCACCCCGCTCCAGGGCGGGAATCGCCGTATTCGTCGTCATTGCCTCGTCATCGTCCTCGTTCGGATCCGCCGGACCGTCCCGTGAGCAGTTCGGAGAACAGACTCTCCCACTGCGGGTGCACCTCGGCGGGAGCGTAGTCCTGTGCCGTCCTCAGCGCGGCCGTGCCCAGCTTCTCGCGCAGCTCACGGTCGCCCATGAGCCGGCTGAGGGCGCCGGCCAGCGCCTCGGTGTCCTCGGCCGGTACCAGAATCCCCTCCTGCCCGTCGGTCAGCACGTCGGACGGGCCGGTCGGGCAGTCGAAGCCGACCACCGGCAGCGCGTGCGCCATCGCCTCGATCATCACCATCGGCAGCCCCTCGAAGCGCGAGCTCAGCACGTACACGGACGCCTTGGCCAGCTCGTCGTCCAGGTGCGAGGTGTGCCCCATCAGGAAGACGTGGTTGTAGAGGTGCAGCTCCTCGATGAGGGCCCGCAGCTCCGCCTTGCGCTCCCCGACGCCGAAGATCCGCAGCTGCCAGTCGGGATGCCGTTCGATCACCTGGCGGAACGCCGGCAGCAGCAGGTCGAAGCCCTTCTGCGGAAAGAGCCGCCCGGCGGCGAGGACGACCTTCGAGTCGTAGTCCGCGGGCCGCTGCTCCAGCGAGTGCACGGCGTTCGGGATGCGGACGACGCGGGTCCGGGGCAGCAGGGCGGCGTACTCGGCGCGGTCGCGCTGGGTGAGGACGGCGACCGCGTCGAACTGCGGGTAGTGCTCCGCGATGGCCTTGCGCACGTCCGCGCGGTGCACGGAGAGGTTCATGTGCTCCTGGGCGACCCGTACCAGGCCGCGCGGCGCGTACCGCGCGGTGAGGATGTTCAGCGCGGGCCGCGTGCTGACCAGCACGTCGCCGGTGACTTCCCGCAGATAGCCGGCCACGACCTTCTCCACGTACCGGTTGAAGTAGCGGACGCCGAACTCGCCCGCCGGGACGTGCT includes:
- a CDS encoding glycosyltransferase family 4 protein: MGRLMRIRYLLLHAFGTGGTIRTVMNQANSLVAAGHDIEIVSVLRHRDEVRFPLDPRVRVTALIDERTAEAGTRSGGWKAALGARRDAILARTRPEHVPAGEFGVRYFNRYVEKVVAGYLREVTGDVLVSTRPALNILTARYAPRGLVRVAQEHMNLSVHRADVRKAIAEHYPQFDAVAVLTQRDRAEYAALLPRTRVVRIPNAVHSLEQRPADYDSKVVLAAGRLFPQKGFDLLLPAFRQVIERHPDWQLRIFGVGERKAELRALIEELHLYNHVFLMGHTSHLDDELAKASVYVLSSRFEGLPMVMIEAMAHALPVVGFDCPTGPSDVLTDGQEGILVPAEDTEALAGALSRLMGDRELREKLGTAALRTAQDYAPAEVHPQWESLFSELLTGRSGGSERGR